One window from the genome of Bubalus kerabau isolate K-KA32 ecotype Philippines breed swamp buffalo chromosome 17, PCC_UOA_SB_1v2, whole genome shotgun sequence encodes:
- the CBLN1 gene encoding cerebellin-1, which yields MLGVVELLLLGAAWLAGPARGQNETEPIVLEGKCLVVCDSNPTSDPTGTALGISVRSGSAKVAFSAIRSTNHEPSEMSNRTMIIYFDQVLVNIGNNFDSERSTFIAPRKGIYSFNFHVVKVYNRQTIQVSLMLNGWPVISAFAGDQDVTREAASNGVLIQMEKGDRAYLKLERGNLMGGWKYSTFSGFLVFPL from the exons ATGCTGGGCGTcgtggagctgctgctgctgggggcaGCATGGTTGGCGGGCCCGGCCCGCGGGCAGAACGAGACGGAGCCCATCGTGCTAGAAGGCAAGTGCCTGGTGGTTTGCGACTCCAATCCTACGTCCGATCCCACGGGCACAGCTCTGGGCATCTCTGTGCGCTCCGGCAGCGCCAAGGTGGCTTTCTCTGCCATCAGAAGCACCAACCATGAGCCGTCCGAGATGAGTAATCGCACCATGATCATCTACTTCGACCAG GTACTAGTGAACATCGGGAACAACTTTGATTCAGAACGCAGCACTTTCATCGCCCCGCGCAAAGGAATCTACAGTTTTAACTTCCACGTGGTAAAAGTCTACAACAGACAGACCATCCAG GTGAGCCTCATGTTAAACGGGTGGCCGGTGATTTCAGCCTTCGCTGGTGACCAGGACGTGACCCGGGAGGCCGCCAGCAACGGAGTTCTAATCCAGATGGAGAAAGGCGACCGAGCATACCTCAAGCTGGAGCGGGGAAACTTGATGGGGGGCTGGAAGTATTCGACCTTCTCCGGATTCCTCGTATTTCCCCTCTGA